A single genomic interval of Psychroserpens sp. NJDZ02 harbors:
- a CDS encoding OmpH family outer membrane protein — translation MKKVFGLLLVASVFTSCQKQKIAFIDNGEVINKIQEKLDLEENYKTTLDKFNQRRDSLGKDFQMQAQKFQMDAQSMPAKTAQAKYDELGQKQQMLQQQLQAEQQKISEPFQKEMDSLISKVKTYVNEYGKSNGYDYILGTSDASPSVLFGKSDNDLSNTIIEGLNASYKK, via the coding sequence ATGAAAAAAGTATTCGGATTACTATTAGTGGCTTCTGTTTTTACATCATGCCAAAAACAAAAAATTGCTTTTATTGATAATGGTGAAGTAATTAACAAAATTCAGGAAAAATTAGATCTGGAAGAAAATTATAAAACAACTTTAGATAAATTCAATCAGAGGAGAGATAGTCTAGGTAAAGATTTTCAAATGCAAGCTCAAAAGTTTCAAATGGATGCACAAAGTATGCCAGCTAAAACAGCTCAGGCTAAATATGACGAGTTAGGTCAAAAACAGCAAATGTTACAACAACAACTGCAAGCTGAACAACAAAAAATTTCAGAACCTTTTCAAAAAGAAATGGATTCTTTAATTTCTAAGGTAAAAACCTATGTAAATGAGTACGGTAAAAGCAATGGTTACGACTATATATTAGGTACAAGTGATGCTAGTCCTTCTGTTTTATTTGGTAAATCAGATAATGATCTTTCTAATACTATTATTGAAGGTTTAAATGCTTCTTATAAAAAATAG
- a CDS encoding class I SAM-dependent methyltransferase produces the protein MGKLSKIVLIVVSENGKKVLFKVKDHSVSGEEFHLLEHKKYGYLKTIPKPPLGKLGEYYQTENYISHTDSRRNLFEKVYHAIRKVSLKRKLNLINSFELEGKRLLDFGSGTGDFLKTAQSNGWNVAGIEPNEAARGIANSKTNSSVFESKYLNTFEKKSFDVITLWHVLEHVPDLEEKIAVLKSLLKPNGVLLIAVPNHKSYDAIYYKEFWAAYDVPRHLWHFDQKSISNLFYSISMTVESTNPMFFDSYYVSLLSEKYKSGRMKVFKAFRSGFMSNYKAKSSGEYSSLIYVLKNS, from the coding sequence TTGGGTAAGCTATCTAAAATAGTATTGATTGTGGTAAGTGAAAATGGTAAAAAAGTGTTGTTTAAAGTAAAGGATCACTCTGTTTCTGGTGAAGAATTTCATTTGTTAGAACATAAAAAGTATGGCTATTTGAAGACAATCCCTAAACCGCCATTAGGTAAATTGGGAGAGTATTATCAAACAGAAAACTATATTTCTCATACAGATTCTAGAAGAAACTTGTTTGAAAAGGTGTATCATGCTATCCGAAAGGTGTCCTTAAAGCGCAAATTAAACCTGATTAATTCGTTTGAATTAGAGGGAAAAAGGCTATTAGATTTTGGATCTGGAACGGGTGATTTTCTTAAAACTGCTCAAAGTAATGGCTGGAATGTTGCGGGAATTGAACCAAATGAGGCTGCTAGAGGTATAGCAAATAGTAAAACTAATAGCTCTGTTTTTGAATCAAAATACCTAAATACGTTCGAAAAAAAGAGTTTTGATGTGATTACCTTGTGGCATGTACTAGAACATGTTCCAGATTTAGAAGAAAAGATAGCTGTTCTTAAGTCTTTACTTAAGCCAAATGGGGTCTTATTAATTGCTGTTCCTAATCATAAAAGTTATGATGCTATCTATTATAAAGAGTTTTGGGCGGCATATGATGTGCCTAGACACTTATGGCATTTTGATCAAAAATCAATTTCTAACTTGTTTTATAGTATTAGTATGACGGTTGAAAGTACAAATCCAATGTTCTTTGATTCGTATTATGTTAGTTTATTATCGGAAAAATATAAATCTGGTAGGATGAAAGTCTTCAAGGCATTCAGGTCAGGATTCATGTCAAATTACAAAGCAAAGTCTTCAGGAGAGTATTCTTCGTTGATTTATGTGCTTAAAAACAGCTAA
- the mnmG gene encoding tRNA uridine-5-carboxymethylaminomethyl(34) synthesis enzyme MnmG — protein sequence MFNEVYDVIVVGGGHAGSEAAASAANMGSKTLLITMNLQNIAQMSCNPAMGGIAKGQIVREIDALGGYSGIVSDTSAIQFKMLNKSKGPAMWSPRVQSDRMRFAEDWRLILEQTKNLDFYQEMVSGLIVENGKVGGVVTSLGVKIKSKTVVLTNGTFLNGLIHIGDKNFGGGRAGERAATGITEQLVNLGFESGRMKTGTPPRVDGRSLDFSKMVEQPGDVNPEKFSYLDTTKPLTHQRSCHMSHTSQKVHDLLREGFDRSPMFNGRIKSLGPRYCPSIEDKINRFADKNSHQLFVEPEGWNTVEYYINGFSTSLPEDIQFKALRSVVGFENVKFFRPGYAIEYDYFPPTQLKHTLETKLVDGLFFAGQINGTTGYEEAASQGLMAGINAALKVQERDPFILKRDEAYIGVLVDDLITKGTEEPYRMFTSRAEYRTLLRQDNGDIRLTPKGFDLGLASEKRLRRMEEKHDAAEKFVQFFRDTSVTPDEINPALEAKGSTAIRQQDKMFKMFARPNVTIEDMKQVASVSQYINDHDLDNEIIEQAEIQVKYSGYIAKEKSNADKLTRLENIKIPEGFDYSKLQSMSFEAREKLGKIQPVTISQASRISGVSPSDISVLLVYMGR from the coding sequence ATGTTTAACGAAGTTTATGATGTAATAGTCGTTGGTGGTGGTCATGCAGGAAGTGAGGCTGCAGCATCGGCAGCTAACATGGGAAGCAAGACTTTGCTTATCACTATGAATTTACAAAACATTGCACAGATGTCTTGTAATCCTGCGATGGGTGGAATTGCAAAAGGACAAATTGTTAGAGAGATTGATGCGCTTGGAGGTTACTCTGGGATTGTGAGTGATACTTCTGCAATTCAATTTAAAATGTTGAATAAATCAAAAGGACCTGCAATGTGGAGTCCAAGGGTGCAAAGTGATAGAATGCGTTTTGCAGAAGATTGGCGTTTGATTTTGGAGCAGACTAAAAATTTAGATTTTTATCAAGAAATGGTTTCTGGTTTAATTGTTGAAAACGGAAAAGTTGGTGGAGTAGTAACGTCTCTTGGTGTTAAGATTAAATCTAAAACAGTTGTGCTTACTAATGGTACTTTTTTGAATGGGTTAATCCATATTGGAGATAAAAACTTTGGGGGAGGAAGAGCAGGTGAAAGAGCGGCAACTGGTATTACAGAGCAGTTGGTTAATTTAGGTTTTGAATCAGGTAGAATGAAAACGGGAACACCTCCAAGAGTGGATGGTCGTTCTTTAGATTTTTCTAAAATGGTCGAGCAACCTGGAGATGTTAATCCAGAAAAATTTTCATATTTGGATACGACAAAACCATTAACGCATCAACGGTCTTGTCACATGTCTCATACAAGTCAAAAGGTTCATGATTTACTTCGTGAAGGTTTTGATCGGTCGCCAATGTTTAATGGTCGAATTAAAAGTTTAGGGCCAAGGTATTGTCCGTCTATTGAAGATAAAATAAATCGTTTTGCGGATAAAAATAGTCACCAATTATTTGTCGAGCCTGAAGGTTGGAATACGGTTGAATATTATATAAATGGTTTCTCAACTTCGTTGCCGGAGGATATTCAATTTAAAGCATTGCGGTCTGTGGTTGGATTTGAAAATGTGAAATTTTTCAGACCTGGTTATGCTATAGAGTATGATTATTTTCCGCCGACACAATTAAAGCATACGTTAGAAACTAAATTGGTTGATGGTTTGTTTTTTGCAGGTCAAATTAATGGAACGACGGGTTATGAGGAAGCAGCATCGCAAGGATTAATGGCGGGTATAAATGCTGCGTTAAAAGTTCAAGAACGCGATCCTTTTATTCTTAAGAGAGATGAGGCTTATATAGGGGTGTTAGTAGATGATTTAATTACAAAAGGAACAGAAGAGCCTTATCGTATGTTTACTTCTCGTGCTGAATATAGAACGTTGTTGCGTCAGGATAATGGGGATATTAGGTTAACGCCAAAAGGTTTTGATTTAGGTTTGGCATCAGAGAAACGTTTGCGTAGGATGGAGGAGAAGCATGATGCGGCAGAGAAGTTTGTGCAGTTTTTTAGAGATACAAGTGTGACGCCAGACGAGATAAATCCAGCATTGGAAGCTAAGGGTTCTACTGCGATTAGACAACAGGATAAGATGTTTAAAATGTTTGCGCGACCTAATGTGACTATAGAGGATATGAAGCAAGTGGCGTCGGTTTCTCAGTATATTAATGATCATGATTTAGATAATGAAATCATTGAGCAAGCCGAAATCCAGGTTAAATATTCTGGGTATATTGCTAAGGAAAAGAGTAATGCAGATAAGTTAACACGACTGGAAAACATTAAGATACCTGAAGGTTTTGATTACTCTAAATTACAATCTATGAGTTTTGAAGCAAGGGAAAAGTTGGGTAAAATACAACCGGTAACTATATCTCAGGCCTCAAGAATTAGTGGGGTTTCTCCTTCTGATATTTCCGTTTTGTTAGTGTATATGGGAAGATAG
- the ybeY gene encoding rRNA maturation RNase YbeY, with translation MISFNYEIDFKGLDDAKITKWISTIINKENCKEDEINYVFCNDDYLHKLNVEFLQHDTLTDVISFDYSVGKTLQGDIFISIERVEDNAKDFEVEFVDELHRVIVHGILHYCGYKDKTDADAIVMRSKEDEALAILKAM, from the coding sequence ATGATTAGTTTTAATTACGAAATCGATTTTAAGGGTCTAGATGACGCTAAAATCACGAAATGGATATCTACTATAATAAATAAGGAAAACTGCAAGGAGGACGAGATAAACTATGTGTTTTGTAATGACGATTATCTCCATAAATTAAATGTTGAGTTTTTACAACATGACACTTTAACTGATGTAATCAGTTTTGATTACTCAGTAGGAAAAACACTACAAGGCGATATTTTTATTTCTATTGAAAGAGTGGAGGATAATGCGAAGGATTTTGAGGTTGAATTTGTTGACGAGTTACATCGTGTAATCGTTCATGGTATTTTACATTATTGTGGATATAAAGATAAAACGGATGCTGATGCTATTGTAATGCGAAGTAAAGAAGATGAAGCTTTAGCAATTCTAAAAGCGATGTAA